The following coding sequences are from one Venturia canescens isolate UGA chromosome 5, ASM1945775v1, whole genome shotgun sequence window:
- the LOC122410918 gene encoding nuclear receptor coactivator 2-like isoform X11 gives MSISAAENAGPGPGDLQDPLWVKMSAITGNNTKKRKKSDAKPQSQINKCLNEKRRRTLENTFIDEIEELITATDMSSGKTDKCQILQRAVDKIRHICEQEGSNSHAVQQGEVSSSNPNILSNDQVGPIVLEALDGFLFVVSAEGRIEYVTDNIKQYINYSKDDVFGKDIYNIIHHGDHQAFVESLPMLLGWTCDPQPQTRKGSFNCRFLVKPDDKDETMEQKQQRVSQYETMQICSALLPINTNRLESGDVSSESSDIGPCVMCVARRISSNEKPVGATIEQFSVKSDISGKIIAVDNNGLSTSYSKYLNEDLVGTTIQDLCHPHDLSKLTAHLKGTTQTGEGTSSMYRLRMCSDKFLNVQTKSRLFKGNGMNESDFVMSAYSIVGDNDLTASEGGQLSNNKMCSGHSSNRCASNSNNNNGNNNNNVGGPLMSIGHVNGQVSGLSGGRSGGVGITSSCTTSSSVSVVGGGGCVGSSGGGNGAGTTNSTISFGSVDNSNNSIGSLIPNNQYNQFTSGMDLGFELFPSSTWDLAGSSNAWPTNDNRPESRDSGCGGQTISRPPSQPNVQTPSPQGTYSSSNTAIIPSHRSPMRPYSPSINVNVATHNFSNSFPFSPLQESQSGMSNTSVPIVNANGANPAGAAVLPGSSGPSSVPGPPNPTGNGLPGTSTSASNSIIPGNNIVGPSTSKRHEDNKNSNNSSTPMNIHGNVSHDVNNPTSHSSQACHETQNSVVPTESGRLRNLLTKRTSVSDDNQDTSNNDNDNQNEHRILKILLNQPDEDDYHSEHSNKLRTSPSNLNKSNVEHPKPSLGNNMLLQLLNEKNDEDEDARAGLKKQHELLQQLLKDPDEERKMQEQRESRDDDPLLRSLGFRAATPSPSQSGDHPHPATSQVGQKRPGEDGNMNMAVKRPMDGSHQVSSSGTGASSTVTSKLWEKNKMLASLLAKQPSQPATIPPIPASVISATPQDKLPRVVDRLKQQQPWSGGSMQPIVSNATTTTATSARTPLQNQTRQLPRQATYLNHMLSQQQRPQMGQMDTEFSGSGDYRPAGMDPNSWDNQSSDPDLSDILDQVIEFVPDEAIAASRLTESSAIANLLDAIESPPMNEKMAINAIQKSLMLCETAVNPTSSTITMPGTPPAYSTALGNTSVTTSHNYQPPPMYQQQSRVRFNAQPGIRQNAAQFTQHQQQRAKLLQQQQQQQQQQLKQRLLQQQQQQQLLIPSNATAPDQIASGIHNIDSLLNNTVAPNVSLQRSNVPDSQVSPGYGGSVQMPSGHRLSHSYSHPATLPQHPVVNNNFNSGQQVSAAAARLSPHSPAAMMSFSHPQPLSPRVSQGNYGNSPRMFNVNQTRQQQPAQQQLQQQQRSMPSPGTPASARQSPFPAESFPPPASPTASQFPPVPNPNAANPTAQYRLQRASSTPTATTQLPGNTSSTGSMTSEFVRQELRAVVGARTQQRVPNNLQNNLTGQVTQDDLEALGLPFEMSSADYYGGGGTR, from the exons ATTCGGCACATATGCGAACAAGAGGGCTCCAATAGTCATGCTGTTCAACAGGGAGAAGTTTCCTCCTCAAATCCGAACATATTGTCCAACGATCAAGTTGGCCCGATTGTGCTCGAG GCGTTAGATGGCTTTCTGTTTGTCGTTAGCGCCGAGGGCCGCATCGAATACGTTACGGATAATATAAAgcagtatataaattattcTAAGGACGATGTTTTCGGAAAGgatatttataatattattcATCATGGGGATCACCAAGCCTTCGTGGAGAGCCTGCCGATGTTATTAG gtTGGACCTGCGATCCCCAGCCACAAACGAGAAAAGGGAGCTTCAATTGTCGCTTTCTCGTCAAGCCCGATGATAAGGACGAGACTATGGAACAGAAGCAACAGCGCGTATCTCAGTACGAAACAATGCAAATATGCTCTGCCCTGTTACCAATAAATACTAATCGTCTTGAAAGCGGTGATGTGTCATCGGAATCGTCGGACATTGGTCCTTGCGTAATGTGCGTTGCACGAAGGATATCCAGCAACGAAAAACCAGTTGGCGCTACCATCGAACAGTTTTCCGTTAAATCGGACATCAGCGGGAAAATAATAGCGGTCGATAATAATGGACTGTCTACTTCTTACTCAAAGTACCTAAACGAG gACCTGGTTGGAACAACAATACAGGACTTGTGTCATCCGCATGATCTCAGTAAATTAACTGCTCATTTGAAGGGCACGACACAGACCGGTGAGGGGACGAGTTCCATGTATCGGTTGCGCATGTGCTCTGACAAGTTCCTTAACGTCCAAACAAAGTCAAGACTTTTCAAAGGAAATGGCATGAACGAATCGGATTTTGTGATGTCCGCCTATTCGATTGTCGG GGACAATGACTTAACGGCTAGCGAGGGTGGTCAGCTTTCCAACAACAAAATGTGCTCGGGACACTCTAGTAACCGTTGTGCGAGCAATAGTAATAACAATAATGgtaacaataacaataacgTGGGTGGGCCGTTGATGTCGATCGGTCATGTAAACGGTCAAGTGAGTGGTTTAAGTGGTGGCCGGAGTGGCGGCGTCGGGATAACGTCCTCGTGCACAACGTCGTCGAGCGTGTCTGTCGTTGGCGGGGGTGGTTGCGTTGGATCATCCGGCGGCGGTAACGGGGCTGGTACGACAAacagtacaatttcgtttgGTAGCGTCGACAATTCGAACAATTCAATTGGTTCGTTGATTCCGAACAATCAGTACAACCAGTTTACGAGTGGCATGGATCTGGGGTTTGAGCTTTTTCCAAGTTCCACGTGGGACTTGGCCGGTAGCAGCAACGCCTGGCCTACCAATGATAATAGGCCAGAATCGAGAGATAGCGGTTGCGGTGGTCAAACGATATCCCGACCACCTTCCCAACCAAACGTACAAACTCCGAGCCCGCAGGGAACGTACTCTTCTTCGAATACGGCCATCATACCGTCTCATCGAAGCCCCATGCGTCCATACAGCCCATCTATCAACGTCAACGTTGCCACTCACAACTTCAGTAATTCGTTCCCATTCAGTCCTCTTCAGGAATCGCAAAGCGGAATGTCCAACACGAGCGTTCCCATCGTCAACGCAAACGGTGCGAATCCCGCTGGCGCCGCCGTTCTTCCTGGATCCAGTGGACCGTCCTCGGTTCCCGGGCCTCCGAATCCCACCGGGAATGGACTACCCGGAACATCGACCTCCGCCAGCAATTCCATCATCCCTGGCAACAACATCGTTGGACCGTCGACCAGCAAAAGGCACGAggacaacaaaaattccaacaaCTCATCCACCCCCATGAACATTCATGGTAACGTCAGCCACGACGTCAATAATCCAACGAGCCATTCGTCCCAAGCCTGCCATGAAACTCAAAACAGTGTTGTGCCCACGGAATCTGGTAGACTGAGAAACTTGCTCACCAAAAGAACAAGTGTCAGTGACGATAATCAGGACACCTCCAACAACGATAATGATAATCAAAACGAACACAGGAtactaaaaattttgttgaatcaaCCGGACGAGGATGATTATCATTCGGAACATAGCAACAAGCTTCGGACCAGCCCGAGCAATCTCAACAAAAGTAACGTCGAGCATCCGAAACCTTCCCTCGGCAACAATATGCTTTTACAG TtattgaatgagaaaaatgacgaggacgaagacgctCGAGCCGGTTTGAAGAAGCAGCACGAACTTCTTCAACAATTACTCAAGGATCCtgacgaggagagaaaaatgcaGGAACAACGAGAG AGTCGAGACGACGATCCTCTACTTCGGAGCCTTGGATTCCGCGCTGCTACGCCATCCCCCTCCCAATCCGGCGATCATCCGCATCCAGCTACTTCGCAAGTCGGTCAAAAAAGGCCCGGTGAAGATGGCAATATGAATATGGCCGTTAAACGACCCATGGATGGATCGCATCAAGTATCCTCTTCCGGAACCGGAGCCTCTAGTACCGTTACTAGCAAATtgtgggagaaaaataaaatgttggcATCGCTGCTGGCCAAACAGCCATCCCAGCCAGCGACTATTCCGCCAATACCCGCGTCTGTGATATCGGCAACTCCACAG gataAGCTGCCTCGCGTTGTCGACCGATTGAAGCAGCAACAGCCATGGTCGGGTGGTAGTATGCAACCGATTGTCAGCAACGCGACAACGACAACCGCGACCTCGGCGCGTACGCCTTTACAAAACCAAACGAGACAACTACCTCGTCAAGCAACCTACCTCAATCACATGCTAAGTCAA CAACAAAGGCCCCAAATGGGACAAATGGATACAGAATTTAGCGGTAGCGGCGATTACCGTCCTGCCGGAATGGACCCAAACTCGTGGGACAATCAGTCGTCAGATCCAGATCTGTCGGACATTTTGGATCAGGTTATAGAATTTGTTCCGGACGAAGCTATCGCGG CGTCTCGTTTGACAGAATCGTCCGCAATAGCGAATCTATTGGATGCTATTGAATCGCCACccatgaacgaaaaaatggctATTAATGCCATACAAAAGTCATTGATGTTATGCGAGACTGCAGTGAATCCAACGTCTTCCACGATCACGATGCCTGGTACACCTCCGGCTTATTCGACAGCG CTGGGTAATACGTCAGTCACAACGAGTCACAACTACCAACCACCACCAATGTATCAACAACAATCGAGGGTCAGATTCAACGCCCAGCCAGGAATACGACAAAATGCTGCACAGTTCACTCAGCATCAGCAACAACGAGCCAAACTTttgcaacaacagcaacaacaacaacagcagcaattAAAACAGAGGCTTttgcagcaacagcagcaacaacaattaCTCATACCATCCAATGCAACAGCCCCAGACCAAATAGCATCGGGTATCCATAATATCGATAGCTTACTTAATAACACCGTGGCACCAAATGTTTCGCTTCAG CGCTCCAATGTACCAGATTCTCAAGTCTCGCCGGGCTACGGGGGATCCGTCCAGATGCCTTCGGGCCACCGCCTTTCACACTCATATTCCCATCCGGCAACGTTACCGCAAca CCCGGTCGTTAATAACAATTTCAACAGCGGTCAACAAGTCTCGGCAGCTGCAGCGCGGCTGTCCCCACATTCTCCCGCTGCTATGATGTCGTTTTCTCATCCTCAACCGCTATCACCTCGAGTTTCACAA GGCAATTACGGAAATAGTCCGCGGATGTTCAACGTGAATCAAACGAGGCAGCAGCAGCCGGCGCAACAGCAGCTTCAACAGCAGCAAAGATCGATGCCGTCGCCAGGTACACCGGCATCGGCACGCCAATCCCCATTTCCGGCTGAATCTTTCCCCCCACCGGCATCGCCAACGGCTAGCCAATTCCCGCCTGTTCCTAATCCAAATGCCGCCAATCCCACAGCTCAGTATCGTCTTCAGCGAGCCTCTTCGACACCTACCGCAACGACCCAGTTACCAG GTAATACGAGCAGCACGGGCAGCATGACTTCCGAATTCGTTAGGCAAGAATTGAGGGCTGTTGTTGGAGCGCGAACGCAACAGAGGGTGCCGAATAATTTGCAAAATAATCTCACCGGTCAAGTTACTCAGGACGATCTTGAAGCTCTTGGTTTGCCGTTTGAGATGTCTTCGGCAG ACTACTATGGAGGAGGCGGTACGAGGTGA
- the LOC122410918 gene encoding nuclear receptor coactivator 2-like isoform X8, translating to MSISAAENAGPGPGDLQDPLWVKMSAITGNNTKKRKKSDAKPQSQISSNKCLNEKRRRTLENTFIDEIEELITATDMSSGKTDKCQILQRAVDKIRHICEQEGSNSHAVQQGEVSSSNPNILSNDQVGPIVLEALDGFLFVVSAEGRIEYVTDNIKQYINYSKDDVFGKDIYNIIHHGDHQAFVESLPMLLGWTCDPQPQTRKGSFNCRFLVKPDDKDETMEQKQQRVSQYETMQICSALLPINTNRLESGDVSSESSDIGPCVMCVARRISSNEKPVGATIEQFSVKSDISGKIIAVDNNGLSTSYSKYLNEDLVGTTIQDLCHPHDLSKLTAHLKGTTQTGEGTSSMYRLRMCSDKFLNVQTKSRLFKGNGMNESDFVMSAYSIVGDNDLTASEGGQLSNNKMCSGHSSNRCASNSNNNNGNNNNNVGGPLMSIGHVNGQVSGLSGGRSGGVGITSSCTTSSSVSVVGGGGCVGSSGGGNGAGTTNSTISFGSVDNSNNSIGSLIPNNQYNQFTSGMDLGFELFPSSTWDLAGSSNAWPTNDNRPESRDSGCGGQTISRPPSQPNVQTPSPQGTYSSSNTAIIPSHRSPMRPYSPSINVNVATHNFSNSFPFSPLQESQSGMSNTSVPIVNANGANPAGAAVLPGSSGPSSVPGPPNPTGNGLPGTSTSASNSIIPGNNIVGPSTSKRHEDNKNSNNSSTPMNIHGNVSHDVNNPTSHSSQACHETQNSVVPTESGRLRNLLTKRTSVSDDNQDTSNNDNDNQNEHRILKILLNQPDEDDYHSEHSNKLRTSPSNLNKSNVEHPKPSLGNNMLLQLLNEKNDEDEDARAGLKKQHELLQQLLKDPDEERKMQEQRESRDDDPLLRSLGFRAATPSPSQSGDHPHPATSQVGQKRPGEDGNMNMAVKRPMDGSHQVSSSGTGASSTVTSKLWEKNKMLASLLAKQPSQPATIPPIPASVISATPQDKLPRVVDRLKQQQPWSGGSMQPIVSNATTTTATSARTPLQNQTRQLPRQATYLNHMLSQQQRPQMGQMDTEFSGSGDYRPAGMDPNSWDNQSSDPDLSDILDQVIEFVPDEAIAGLASRLTESSAIANLLDAIESPPMNEKMAINAIQKSLMLCETAVNPTSSTITMPGTPPAYSTALGNTSVTTSHNYQPPPMYQQQSRVRFNAQPGIRQNAAQFTQHQQQRAKLLQQQQQQQQQQLKQRLLQQQQQQQLLIPSNATAPDQIASGIHNIDSLLNNTVAPNVSLQRSNVPDSQVSPGYGGSVQMPSGHRLSHSYSHPATLPQHPVVNNNFNSGQQVSAAAARLSPHSPAAMMSFSHPQPLSPRVSQGNYGNSPRMFNVNQTRQQQPAQQQLQQQQRSMPSPGTPASARQSPFPAESFPPPASPTASQFPPVPNPNAANPTAQYRLQRASSTPTATTQLPGNTSSTGSMTSEFVRQELRAVVGARTQQRVPNNLQNNLTGQVTQDDLEALGLPFEMSSADYYGGGGTR from the exons ATTCGGCACATATGCGAACAAGAGGGCTCCAATAGTCATGCTGTTCAACAGGGAGAAGTTTCCTCCTCAAATCCGAACATATTGTCCAACGATCAAGTTGGCCCGATTGTGCTCGAG GCGTTAGATGGCTTTCTGTTTGTCGTTAGCGCCGAGGGCCGCATCGAATACGTTACGGATAATATAAAgcagtatataaattattcTAAGGACGATGTTTTCGGAAAGgatatttataatattattcATCATGGGGATCACCAAGCCTTCGTGGAGAGCCTGCCGATGTTATTAG gtTGGACCTGCGATCCCCAGCCACAAACGAGAAAAGGGAGCTTCAATTGTCGCTTTCTCGTCAAGCCCGATGATAAGGACGAGACTATGGAACAGAAGCAACAGCGCGTATCTCAGTACGAAACAATGCAAATATGCTCTGCCCTGTTACCAATAAATACTAATCGTCTTGAAAGCGGTGATGTGTCATCGGAATCGTCGGACATTGGTCCTTGCGTAATGTGCGTTGCACGAAGGATATCCAGCAACGAAAAACCAGTTGGCGCTACCATCGAACAGTTTTCCGTTAAATCGGACATCAGCGGGAAAATAATAGCGGTCGATAATAATGGACTGTCTACTTCTTACTCAAAGTACCTAAACGAG gACCTGGTTGGAACAACAATACAGGACTTGTGTCATCCGCATGATCTCAGTAAATTAACTGCTCATTTGAAGGGCACGACACAGACCGGTGAGGGGACGAGTTCCATGTATCGGTTGCGCATGTGCTCTGACAAGTTCCTTAACGTCCAAACAAAGTCAAGACTTTTCAAAGGAAATGGCATGAACGAATCGGATTTTGTGATGTCCGCCTATTCGATTGTCGG GGACAATGACTTAACGGCTAGCGAGGGTGGTCAGCTTTCCAACAACAAAATGTGCTCGGGACACTCTAGTAACCGTTGTGCGAGCAATAGTAATAACAATAATGgtaacaataacaataacgTGGGTGGGCCGTTGATGTCGATCGGTCATGTAAACGGTCAAGTGAGTGGTTTAAGTGGTGGCCGGAGTGGCGGCGTCGGGATAACGTCCTCGTGCACAACGTCGTCGAGCGTGTCTGTCGTTGGCGGGGGTGGTTGCGTTGGATCATCCGGCGGCGGTAACGGGGCTGGTACGACAAacagtacaatttcgtttgGTAGCGTCGACAATTCGAACAATTCAATTGGTTCGTTGATTCCGAACAATCAGTACAACCAGTTTACGAGTGGCATGGATCTGGGGTTTGAGCTTTTTCCAAGTTCCACGTGGGACTTGGCCGGTAGCAGCAACGCCTGGCCTACCAATGATAATAGGCCAGAATCGAGAGATAGCGGTTGCGGTGGTCAAACGATATCCCGACCACCTTCCCAACCAAACGTACAAACTCCGAGCCCGCAGGGAACGTACTCTTCTTCGAATACGGCCATCATACCGTCTCATCGAAGCCCCATGCGTCCATACAGCCCATCTATCAACGTCAACGTTGCCACTCACAACTTCAGTAATTCGTTCCCATTCAGTCCTCTTCAGGAATCGCAAAGCGGAATGTCCAACACGAGCGTTCCCATCGTCAACGCAAACGGTGCGAATCCCGCTGGCGCCGCCGTTCTTCCTGGATCCAGTGGACCGTCCTCGGTTCCCGGGCCTCCGAATCCCACCGGGAATGGACTACCCGGAACATCGACCTCCGCCAGCAATTCCATCATCCCTGGCAACAACATCGTTGGACCGTCGACCAGCAAAAGGCACGAggacaacaaaaattccaacaaCTCATCCACCCCCATGAACATTCATGGTAACGTCAGCCACGACGTCAATAATCCAACGAGCCATTCGTCCCAAGCCTGCCATGAAACTCAAAACAGTGTTGTGCCCACGGAATCTGGTAGACTGAGAAACTTGCTCACCAAAAGAACAAGTGTCAGTGACGATAATCAGGACACCTCCAACAACGATAATGATAATCAAAACGAACACAGGAtactaaaaattttgttgaatcaaCCGGACGAGGATGATTATCATTCGGAACATAGCAACAAGCTTCGGACCAGCCCGAGCAATCTCAACAAAAGTAACGTCGAGCATCCGAAACCTTCCCTCGGCAACAATATGCTTTTACAG TtattgaatgagaaaaatgacgaggacgaagacgctCGAGCCGGTTTGAAGAAGCAGCACGAACTTCTTCAACAATTACTCAAGGATCCtgacgaggagagaaaaatgcaGGAACAACGAGAG AGTCGAGACGACGATCCTCTACTTCGGAGCCTTGGATTCCGCGCTGCTACGCCATCCCCCTCCCAATCCGGCGATCATCCGCATCCAGCTACTTCGCAAGTCGGTCAAAAAAGGCCCGGTGAAGATGGCAATATGAATATGGCCGTTAAACGACCCATGGATGGATCGCATCAAGTATCCTCTTCCGGAACCGGAGCCTCTAGTACCGTTACTAGCAAATtgtgggagaaaaataaaatgttggcATCGCTGCTGGCCAAACAGCCATCCCAGCCAGCGACTATTCCGCCAATACCCGCGTCTGTGATATCGGCAACTCCACAG gataAGCTGCCTCGCGTTGTCGACCGATTGAAGCAGCAACAGCCATGGTCGGGTGGTAGTATGCAACCGATTGTCAGCAACGCGACAACGACAACCGCGACCTCGGCGCGTACGCCTTTACAAAACCAAACGAGACAACTACCTCGTCAAGCAACCTACCTCAATCACATGCTAAGTCAA CAACAAAGGCCCCAAATGGGACAAATGGATACAGAATTTAGCGGTAGCGGCGATTACCGTCCTGCCGGAATGGACCCAAACTCGTGGGACAATCAGTCGTCAGATCCAGATCTGTCGGACATTTTGGATCAGGTTATAGAATTTGTTCCGGACGAAGCTATCGCGG GTCTAGCGTCTCGTTTGACAGAATCGTCCGCAATAGCGAATCTATTGGATGCTATTGAATCGCCACccatgaacgaaaaaatggctATTAATGCCATACAAAAGTCATTGATGTTATGCGAGACTGCAGTGAATCCAACGTCTTCCACGATCACGATGCCTGGTACACCTCCGGCTTATTCGACAGCG CTGGGTAATACGTCAGTCACAACGAGTCACAACTACCAACCACCACCAATGTATCAACAACAATCGAGGGTCAGATTCAACGCCCAGCCAGGAATACGACAAAATGCTGCACAGTTCACTCAGCATCAGCAACAACGAGCCAAACTTttgcaacaacagcaacaacaacaacagcagcaattAAAACAGAGGCTTttgcagcaacagcagcaacaacaattaCTCATACCATCCAATGCAACAGCCCCAGACCAAATAGCATCGGGTATCCATAATATCGATAGCTTACTTAATAACACCGTGGCACCAAATGTTTCGCTTCAG CGCTCCAATGTACCAGATTCTCAAGTCTCGCCGGGCTACGGGGGATCCGTCCAGATGCCTTCGGGCCACCGCCTTTCACACTCATATTCCCATCCGGCAACGTTACCGCAAca CCCGGTCGTTAATAACAATTTCAACAGCGGTCAACAAGTCTCGGCAGCTGCAGCGCGGCTGTCCCCACATTCTCCCGCTGCTATGATGTCGTTTTCTCATCCTCAACCGCTATCACCTCGAGTTTCACAA GGCAATTACGGAAATAGTCCGCGGATGTTCAACGTGAATCAAACGAGGCAGCAGCAGCCGGCGCAACAGCAGCTTCAACAGCAGCAAAGATCGATGCCGTCGCCAGGTACACCGGCATCGGCACGCCAATCCCCATTTCCGGCTGAATCTTTCCCCCCACCGGCATCGCCAACGGCTAGCCAATTCCCGCCTGTTCCTAATCCAAATGCCGCCAATCCCACAGCTCAGTATCGTCTTCAGCGAGCCTCTTCGACACCTACCGCAACGACCCAGTTACCAG GTAATACGAGCAGCACGGGCAGCATGACTTCCGAATTCGTTAGGCAAGAATTGAGGGCTGTTGTTGGAGCGCGAACGCAACAGAGGGTGCCGAATAATTTGCAAAATAATCTCACCGGTCAAGTTACTCAGGACGATCTTGAAGCTCTTGGTTTGCCGTTTGAGATGTCTTCGGCAG ACTACTATGGAGGAGGCGGTACGAGGTGA